In Candidatus Persebacteraceae bacterium Df01, the genomic window AGCGTTGGGCATTTTTGTTGCTTCAATTTTTCTATGCCTCATCTGCAATAATTGGATTAATTCGTTGGAGTTAGAGTTGATAAGCTTCTTAAAATCTATCCGCCAATGCATTATTTAAAAAATAATATACGCGTAACAAAAACATAAATCTTACAACAATCATATTACATGGACGCTAGCATATTACATAAAGTCATACTGTTTTGGGTAATTTTTTATATCACCCCTGGTCCAGTGTGGATAACGGTTATGGAGGCGACCAGAAAGTTGAACTTTAGCAATACCTCTGTATTTTTCTTAAAAGTATTTTTTCCTGTCAATATATCTATTCAATTCTCGCAGGCTTTGATTTGTGTTGTTTTTGTTGACTTTGTTTCCAAAGCTTTTTTACACATAGATTTATTGCTTTATTCTTTGGGAGGTTGTTATATTTTGTTCCTCGCTTATAAGACTTTAAAAAGCAAAAAGTCCAATACTTTATTAGAGCTTACTTTTTCAAATTTAGCTATTGTTATGTTGCTTTCCCCCAAAATATGGTTATTGTTTCCATCAGGTTCTGTCATTGCTAATCAACTTAATCAAAGCGTAGTCATTAACGCGTTTGTTTTTGCTTTTTCTATGCTAGCAGTATCAAATTTGATGTTTGTTTTATATGTAATTATAGGAAAAATAGGCACTAAACTATTGAAGGATAATTTTTCTTATTTAACATTTTCTCTACTTATTTTGTTCGCTTTTTTTCTGTTTTATGAGGCATCTAAACTATTGTTACAAATTCCCTAACAACTTTAATAAGGAAACAATATGATAAAAATTTCTGTAAGTATTGATGTCTCAAACTTGAAACAAGCTGAGACTTTTTATATTGAAGCACTTGGTTGTAAAAAGCTGAGAAATCAAAGTGAAGGCATGTCGGTAATTTCAACTGAAAATTGCGATATATATTTACAAGAAAAAATGGCTGGAACAAAACCAATTCCATCAGAAGCGGTTGAGCGCGATTATGGTCGTCACTGGACACCAATCCATTTAGATTTTCTCATCATGAATGTAGATGATGTTGTTAAAAAAATACTTCAATTCGGCGGTCAACATGAAGGCGGCGAAAATGGTGATTGGGGTTCTATTGCGTATTGTGCAGACCCCTTTGGTAACGGTTTTTGTGTGATAAATGAATAAAACACGTAAATCCTACAACAACCATATTGCATGGATTCTAGCGTATTATATAAAGTCATATTGTTTTGGGTGATTTTTTACGTTACCCTTGACCCAGTGTGGATAGCGGGAATAGAAAATATGAATCTAGCGACAGTATAAATAATGATCAATTCGCAGAGCAGACGGTATCAAAATATCTAAGCCAACCGCCCCGCTGATCCTGCCACAAATGCCCAGAGAATTATGCACTCGTGAAAAGTTCTGATAATTTCAGACTATATAAAGATACCTTTGCTAAAGCTACCGATAGGCTCA contains:
- a CDS encoding lactoylglutathione lyase encodes the protein MIKISVSIDVSNLKQAETFYIEALGCKKLRNQSEGMSVISTENCDIYLQEKMAGTKPIPSEAVERDYGRHWTPIHLDFLIMNVDDVVKKILQFGGQHEGGENGDWGSIAYCADPFGNGFCVINE